Proteins from a single region of Pseudomonas sp. 10S4:
- a CDS encoding helix-turn-helix domain-containing protein: MNKQEEIAALAILIHDLRKHKKYTLKDLADKIGRSVGFVSQVERGLSRPTVADLTAISETLGVPTTYFYSLPKPKELPWVTRPDERRTLYYANGITDILVSPKMRASFSMLESHLEAGASSGERHLSDSSEQGGYVLEGELTLWLGDDDEPATLQAGDSFQFDSHTRCRYGNLTEHLTRVLWVYT, translated from the coding sequence ATGAACAAGCAAGAAGAAATTGCCGCACTCGCGATCCTTATTCACGACCTGCGCAAACACAAGAAATACACCTTGAAGGACCTAGCCGACAAAATTGGCCGTTCGGTGGGTTTTGTGTCGCAGGTCGAGCGTGGCTTGTCACGGCCCACGGTCGCCGACTTGACGGCGATCAGCGAAACCCTGGGCGTGCCAACGACCTATTTCTACAGCTTGCCCAAACCCAAGGAATTGCCATGGGTGACCCGGCCAGACGAACGCCGCACGCTGTACTACGCCAACGGCATTACCGACATTCTGGTTTCACCGAAGATGAGAGCCTCGTTTTCCATGCTTGAAAGTCATCTCGAAGCGGGTGCCAGCAGCGGTGAGCGGCACTTGAGTGACAGCTCGGAACAGGGCGGCTACGTGCTCGAAGGCGAACTGACGCTGTGGCTTGGCGATGATGACGAGCCAGCCACTTTGCAGGCTGGGGACAGCTTTCAATTCGACAGTCACACCCGTTGCCGCTACGGCAATCTCACCGAGCATCTCACGCGAGTGCTTTGGGTCTACACCTGA
- a CDS encoding glutamine synthetase family protein: MDAACSDLLAEVRAFRQRFPEVRYVDLISLDIPGHFYGKRYPVEMLEKVAAGSALKLPQNCVLLGTQGGLFKIGDYCFNDGDPDALRRLVPGTLKPVTWEAQPLGQMLITSDGTQKPIVFEPREVLAQVLDRLAGKGIHPVVAFELEFYLFDKKLRDGVPQFARDQLSDDADDQPNMHIERLSRFAPVLDEMVDAARIQGIDTTVITAELGPGQFEINFGHLDEGLRAADWAALFCRSTRGVALKHGYRASFMAKPYLQHPGSGMHVHVSLYDAAGNNVLAANRQQSLRHAVAGCLELLPHCMPIFAPNQNALRRLGGTVNVATKASWGYENRDACLRIPESDSKNLRIEHRLAGADANPYLVLAAILVGLERGLDTGLEPIPSLNDDRNSGIDFPLEMLDAVRAMQHQPQLREGLGAEFVDVYCENKRQDHLAFLQEISAREYRWYL; encoded by the coding sequence ATGGATGCTGCCTGCTCTGATCTGCTGGCCGAAGTGCGTGCCTTTCGCCAACGCTTCCCCGAGGTGCGTTACGTCGACCTCATTTCCCTGGACATTCCAGGGCATTTTTATGGCAAGCGCTACCCCGTAGAAATGCTGGAAAAGGTTGCCGCCGGCAGCGCGCTCAAGCTGCCGCAAAACTGCGTGCTGCTGGGTACGCAGGGAGGGCTGTTCAAGATTGGTGACTACTGCTTCAACGACGGCGACCCGGACGCGTTGCGTCGGCTGGTGCCGGGCACGCTCAAACCGGTGACCTGGGAGGCGCAGCCACTGGGGCAGATGCTGATCACCTCGGATGGCACCCAGAAGCCGATTGTTTTCGAGCCACGCGAAGTGCTCGCACAAGTCCTTGATCGGCTGGCGGGTAAAGGCATTCATCCGGTGGTGGCGTTCGAACTGGAGTTCTATCTGTTCGATAAAAAGCTGCGCGACGGCGTGCCTCAGTTCGCTCGCGATCAACTGAGCGACGATGCCGATGACCAGCCGAATATGCACATCGAACGCCTGTCGCGCTTTGCGCCCGTACTCGATGAAATGGTCGACGCCGCGCGGATTCAGGGCATCGATACCACGGTGATCACCGCTGAACTGGGGCCAGGTCAGTTTGAGATCAATTTCGGTCACCTTGATGAGGGGCTGCGTGCCGCTGACTGGGCGGCGCTGTTTTGCCGCAGCACCCGTGGGGTCGCCCTTAAGCACGGTTACCGTGCCAGTTTCATGGCCAAGCCTTACTTGCAGCATCCGGGCAGTGGCATGCATGTGCATGTCAGTCTTTACGACGCGGCGGGTAATAACGTGTTGGCCGCCAACCGCCAACAATCCTTGCGTCATGCAGTGGCCGGTTGCCTGGAGTTGCTGCCTCACTGCATGCCGATTTTCGCGCCGAACCAGAACGCTTTGCGGCGCCTGGGCGGCACGGTGAACGTAGCGACGAAAGCGAGCTGGGGTTACGAGAACCGCGATGCTTGCCTGCGCATTCCCGAGTCAGATTCGAAAAACCTGAGGATCGAACACCGACTGGCCGGCGCCGATGCGAATCCGTACCTGGTGCTGGCGGCAATTCTGGTGGGGTTGGAGCGAGGGTTGGATACGGGGTTGGAGCCGATCCCGTCGCTTAATGACGACCGCAACAGCGGCATCGACTTCCCGCTGGAAATGCTCGATGCCGTGCGTGCCATGCAGCATCAGCCGCAGTTGCGCGAAGGCTTGGGCGCCGAGTTTGTGGATGTGTACTGCGAGAACAAACGCCAGGATCACCTGGCGTTCCTGCAAGAGATCAGCGCTCGCGAATACCGCTGGTACCTTTAA
- a CDS encoding class I adenylate-forming enzyme family protein produces the protein MKMNFCRIMRLLALRHREQEAIVNIERNRRYTYEQYHLLTNRVADVLRNMLQVRAGERFMLILENDNLSLMMFPSTFKQEGTVVMTNLRDPLDEHARQIDLVRPKVVFIETRLLDSYYGMLRSRGCEIVVMDPPTAEQATLAGVHSFWSLVDAASDADNDVSLDTDQHICMLRFTGGTTGKGKCAMYSIDNWMACRDAAFINTDLGLSSATRLLHVSPLSHGTLMLFFPTVYGGGTNLTMNQLDMESWRQQVEQERVTHSFLVPTVLYRLLEMQRAAPKDFSSLTTLIYGAAPMSPDKLGELVACFGQIFVQGYAATESPMIIASLDKAAHQPGDAAALRHLSSAGRPTPGVEVFIADPDGNPLAVGETGEIRIRCKAIIKGYYENPEATAAEFDDGAWKSGDLGYLDGDGYLYIVDRLKDMIISGGFNVYAVEVEAALAAHPAVLMAAVVGIPHPEWGEAVHAEVILRQGETVTCEELIAQTRTRLGGYKAPKSLVFVTELPTSVVGKVLRRQVREKYWEGASRKIS, from the coding sequence ATGAAAATGAATTTTTGCCGGATCATGCGCCTGCTCGCCCTGCGTCATCGCGAGCAGGAGGCGATCGTCAACATCGAGCGCAACCGGCGCTACACCTATGAGCAATACCACCTGCTGACCAACCGCGTGGCCGACGTCCTGCGCAACATGCTGCAGGTGCGCGCGGGTGAACGCTTCATGCTGATCCTGGAGAACGACAACCTCAGCCTGATGATGTTTCCCAGTACCTTCAAGCAAGAAGGCACGGTGGTGATGACTAATCTGCGCGACCCGCTCGACGAACATGCGCGGCAGATCGATCTGGTTCGCCCCAAAGTCGTGTTTATCGAAACCCGCTTGCTGGACAGTTACTACGGCATGCTGCGCAGTCGCGGCTGCGAGATTGTGGTGATGGACCCGCCCACCGCAGAGCAAGCCACACTGGCCGGGGTCCACAGCTTCTGGTCGCTGGTGGACGCCGCGTCCGATGCCGATAACGACGTGAGCCTCGATACCGACCAACACATCTGCATGTTGCGCTTCACCGGTGGCACCACCGGCAAGGGCAAGTGCGCGATGTATTCGATCGACAACTGGATGGCCTGCCGCGATGCAGCGTTCATCAACACTGACCTGGGGCTGTCCAGCGCTACCCGGTTGCTGCATGTGTCGCCGCTGTCCCACGGCACCTTGATGTTGTTTTTCCCGACGGTGTATGGCGGCGGCACCAACCTGACCATGAACCAGTTGGACATGGAGTCCTGGCGTCAACAGGTCGAACAGGAGCGGGTCACCCATTCCTTCCTGGTGCCAACCGTGCTCTACCGTTTGCTGGAAATGCAACGGGCGGCGCCCAAGGACTTTTCGTCCCTGACCACGCTGATCTACGGTGCCGCGCCCATGAGCCCGGACAAGCTCGGCGAACTGGTCGCCTGTTTCGGGCAGATCTTCGTCCAGGGCTACGCGGCCACCGAATCGCCGATGATCATCGCCTCGCTGGACAAGGCCGCTCACCAACCCGGCGATGCCGCTGCGTTGCGGCACTTGTCATCGGCCGGTCGCCCTACCCCCGGTGTCGAAGTGTTCATCGCCGACCCCGACGGTAACCCGCTCGCGGTGGGCGAAACCGGTGAAATCCGCATTCGCTGCAAAGCCATCATCAAGGGTTATTACGAGAACCCGGAAGCGACAGCGGCGGAGTTCGACGACGGTGCCTGGAAGTCCGGCGACCTCGGTTATCTCGATGGTGACGGCTATCTGTATATCGTTGACCGGCTCAAGGACATGATCATCAGCGGCGGTTTCAACGTCTACGCGGTGGAAGTCGAAGCTGCCCTCGCCGCGCACCCGGCGGTATTGATGGCCGCGGTGGTCGGCATTCCCCATCCGGAATGGGGCGAGGCGGTGCATGCCGAAGTGATCCTGCGTCAGGGTGAAACAGTGACGTGCGAAGAGTTGATTGCACAAACCCGTACTCGGCTGGGCGGCTACAAGGCGCCGAAGTCGCTGGTGTTTGTCACCGAACTGCCGACCTCGGTCGTCGGCAAGGTCTTGCGTCGGCAGGTCAGGGAGAAATATTGGGAGGGCGCCAGCCGAAAAATCAGTTGA
- a CDS encoding SDR family oxidoreductase, translating into MAELGAERAMFVQTDVSDEASVQNAVEAVIARFGAIHVCINGAAVPTGFKVLGKEGKAAPLARFAQATAINLNGVFNVMSKCAEHMANNEAEAGEERGVVINVSSGAAYEGQVGQCAYAATKAGVIGLNMPAARELGAIGVRVNAIAPGLFLTTMVAGLDEKILNSLKEQMEAPKRLGDTREFAHCCAFLIENAYVNGETIRLDAASRMRAR; encoded by the coding sequence GTGGCTGAACTGGGCGCCGAACGCGCAATGTTCGTACAAACCGACGTCAGCGACGAAGCCTCGGTGCAAAACGCCGTCGAGGCCGTCATCGCCCGCTTCGGCGCGATCCATGTGTGCATCAACGGCGCCGCCGTGCCGACCGGGTTCAAAGTATTGGGCAAGGAAGGCAAGGCCGCGCCACTGGCGCGTTTCGCCCAGGCGACGGCGATCAACCTCAACGGCGTGTTCAACGTCATGTCCAAGTGCGCCGAGCACATGGCCAACAATGAAGCCGAAGCCGGCGAAGAACGCGGCGTGGTGATCAACGTCTCGTCCGGCGCGGCGTACGAAGGCCAGGTTGGTCAGTGCGCCTACGCCGCAACCAAGGCTGGCGTCATTGGTTTGAACATGCCGGCTGCCCGCGAGCTGGGCGCGATTGGCGTGCGGGTCAACGCCATTGCACCGGGGCTGTTCCTGACCACCATGGTCGCCGGGCTCGACGAGAAGATCCTCAACTCGCTCAAAGAGCAGATGGAAGCACCGAAGCGCCTGGGCGACACCCGCGAATTCGCCCATTGCTGCGCCTTCCTGATCGAGAACGCCTACGTCAACGGCGAAACGATCCGCCTCGATGCTGCGTCGCGCATGCGTGCCCGGTAA
- a CDS encoding SDR family NAD(P)-dependent oxidoreductase, with protein sequence MRIQDKVVVITGGASGLGLATAHYLIEEKAARVAIFDHQRRGRAKSRG encoded by the coding sequence ATGCGTATTCAAGACAAAGTCGTGGTTATCACCGGCGGTGCTTCGGGCCTGGGCCTGGCGACCGCTCACTACCTGATCGAAGAGAAAGCCGCCCGCGTGGCGATCTTCGACCATCAACGTCGAGGCCGGGCAAAAAGCCGTGGCTGA